Proteins co-encoded in one Vidua macroura isolate BioBank_ID:100142 chromosome 13, ASM2450914v1, whole genome shotgun sequence genomic window:
- the PPP4R2 gene encoding serine/threonine-protein phosphatase 4 regulatory subunit 2 isoform X2, with translation MVQWSQFKGYFIFKLEKVMDDFRTSAPEPRGPPNPNVEYIPFEEMKERILKIVTGFNGIPFTIQRLCELLTDPRRNYTGTDKFLRGVEKNVMVVSCVYPSSEKNNSSSLNRMNGVMFPGNSPGYSDRSNVNGPGTPRPVSRTKVSLSAPMTTNGLPDSSEHKEPSLQQTEEKKHSESPASESEGAQSSPVKNKHSEDDPAEAEGREVKRLKFDKEGEARDAPNQTASSEVSSGMGEETEASSTSQDKEKDASCARQHCTEEEEEEPFMSPRNLGPDRKDQDKDSDSSSVAEESSEENNQMEESEQPRAEKDLHSADSDISASATSGAECSDTEELGSYASETPESSSETPMENSDEATEAADEPMEQD, from the exons AT GGTTCAGTGGTCTCAGTTTAAAggctattttattttcaaactggAGAAAGTCATGGATGATTTCAGAACCTCAGCTCCTGAACCAAGAGGGCCCCCCAATCCAAACGTGGAATATATTCCCTTTGAAGAGATGAAAGAAAGAATTCTGAAAATTGTCACTGGATTTAATGG CATCCCCTTCACTATCCAGCGACTCTGTGAGTTGCTGACAGATCCTAGGAGGAATTACACAGGAACAGACAAATTTCTAAGAGGTGTGGAAAAG AATGTCATGGTTGTCAGCTGTGTATATCCATCTTCAGA gaaaaataattccagtAGTTTAAATCGGATGAATGGTGTTATGTTCCCCGGGAATTCACCAGGGTACTCTGACAG atcgAATGTAAATGGCCCTGGGACCCCCAGACCCGTGAGTCGGACGAAGGTTTCGTTGTCAGCTCCCATGACAACCAACGGTTTGCCAGACAGCTCAGAGCATAAAGAGCCCAGCTTGCAGCAAACAGAGGAGAAGAAACACAG TGAATCACCAGCATCTGAATCAGaaggtgctcagagcagcccagTGAAAAATAAGCACTCTGAGGATGATCCTGCAGAAGCAGAAGGACGTGAGGTAAAAAGACTTAAATTTGACAAGGAAGGGGAAGCCAGAGATGCACCAAACCAAACTGCCTCCAGTGAAGTCTCTTCAGGCATGGGGGAAGAGACAGAAGCATCCTCTACATCTCAGGATAAAGAAAAAGATGCTTCCTGTGCCAGACAGCACTGTacggaggaagaggaggaag AGCCCTTCATGTCTCCCAGAAACCTTGGTCCGGACAGAAAAGATCAAGACAAAGACAGTGACTCCTCGAGTGTGGCTGAAGAGAGCTCTGAGGAGAACAATCAGATGGAGGAGTCTGAGCAGCCACGGGCAGAGAAGGATTTACACTCGGCTGACAGTGACATCAGTGCATCTGCCACCAGTGGAGCTGAGTGCAGTGACACAGAGGAGCTGGGGTCCTATGCTAGTGAAACTCCAGAAAGCTCCTCAGAGACCCCGATGGAAAACAGCGATGAAGCCACAGAAGCTGCAGATGAACCTATGGAGCAAGACTAA
- the PPP4R2 gene encoding serine/threonine-protein phosphatase 4 regulatory subunit 2 isoform X1, with protein sequence MDVERLQEALKDFEKRGKKEVCPILDQFLCHVAKTGETMVQWSQFKGYFIFKLEKVMDDFRTSAPEPRGPPNPNVEYIPFEEMKERILKIVTGFNGIPFTIQRLCELLTDPRRNYTGTDKFLRGVEKNVMVVSCVYPSSEKNNSSSLNRMNGVMFPGNSPGYSDRSNVNGPGTPRPVSRTKVSLSAPMTTNGLPDSSEHKEPSLQQTEEKKHSESPASESEGAQSSPVKNKHSEDDPAEAEGREVKRLKFDKEGEARDAPNQTASSEVSSGMGEETEASSTSQDKEKDASCARQHCTEEEEEEPFMSPRNLGPDRKDQDKDSDSSSVAEESSEENNQMEESEQPRAEKDLHSADSDISASATSGAECSDTEELGSYASETPESSSETPMENSDEATEAADEPMEQD encoded by the exons ATGGACGTCGAGAGGCTGCAGGAGGCGCTGAAAG ATTTtgagaagagaggaaagaaggaagtgTGCCCAATACTGGATCAGTTTCTTTGTCATGTTGCTAAGACTGGAGAGACGAT GGTTCAGTGGTCTCAGTTTAAAggctattttattttcaaactggAGAAAGTCATGGATGATTTCAGAACCTCAGCTCCTGAACCAAGAGGGCCCCCCAATCCAAACGTGGAATATATTCCCTTTGAAGAGATGAAAGAAAGAATTCTGAAAATTGTCACTGGATTTAATGG CATCCCCTTCACTATCCAGCGACTCTGTGAGTTGCTGACAGATCCTAGGAGGAATTACACAGGAACAGACAAATTTCTAAGAGGTGTGGAAAAG AATGTCATGGTTGTCAGCTGTGTATATCCATCTTCAGA gaaaaataattccagtAGTTTAAATCGGATGAATGGTGTTATGTTCCCCGGGAATTCACCAGGGTACTCTGACAG atcgAATGTAAATGGCCCTGGGACCCCCAGACCCGTGAGTCGGACGAAGGTTTCGTTGTCAGCTCCCATGACAACCAACGGTTTGCCAGACAGCTCAGAGCATAAAGAGCCCAGCTTGCAGCAAACAGAGGAGAAGAAACACAG TGAATCACCAGCATCTGAATCAGaaggtgctcagagcagcccagTGAAAAATAAGCACTCTGAGGATGATCCTGCAGAAGCAGAAGGACGTGAGGTAAAAAGACTTAAATTTGACAAGGAAGGGGAAGCCAGAGATGCACCAAACCAAACTGCCTCCAGTGAAGTCTCTTCAGGCATGGGGGAAGAGACAGAAGCATCCTCTACATCTCAGGATAAAGAAAAAGATGCTTCCTGTGCCAGACAGCACTGTacggaggaagaggaggaag AGCCCTTCATGTCTCCCAGAAACCTTGGTCCGGACAGAAAAGATCAAGACAAAGACAGTGACTCCTCGAGTGTGGCTGAAGAGAGCTCTGAGGAGAACAATCAGATGGAGGAGTCTGAGCAGCCACGGGCAGAGAAGGATTTACACTCGGCTGACAGTGACATCAGTGCATCTGCCACCAGTGGAGCTGAGTGCAGTGACACAGAGGAGCTGGGGTCCTATGCTAGTGAAACTCCAGAAAGCTCCTCAGAGACCCCGATGGAAAACAGCGATGAAGCCACAGAAGCTGCAGATGAACCTATGGAGCAAGACTAA